The DNA sequence CGCCGCTGCTGCTCGAGGATCCGGGCGTCGACATCATCGCCAAGTACCGGCCAAGCCGGCCGAACGCGCTGCTGGGCGGCGACTTCTACGACTTCGTGCAGACGCCCGACCGGACCGTCCACGTCATGGTCGGTGACGTCTCCGGCCACGGCCCCGACGAGGCCGCACTCGGGGTGGCGCTGAGGATCGGCTGGCGTGCGCTGACCTTCGCCGGCCTGCGCGGCAACGAGCGCATGCAGCAGCTGGAGCGCATCCTGCGCGCCGAGCGACCCGGGCCGGGCATCTTCGCCACCGTGATGAGCCTCGCGTTCTCCCCGAAGGACCGCAGCTTCAACGCCGTCCGCGCCGGTCACCCGGGCCTGCTGCTGCACGGCCCCGGCGGCGTCACGTGGATGGAGCCGCCCGCCGGCCCCGCGCTCGGCCTCGGCGGCGCCAGGTGGCCGCTGACCGAACTCGAGTTGCCCGCCGGCCACGGTCTGCTGCTGCTCACCGACGGGTTGTTCGAAGGGCACTCCGGTGAGGGCAACGAGCGTCTCGGTGAGGAGGGTCTGCTGGAGCTGGCCCGGGAAGTGGCGTCGCTGCCCGGCCCGCAGTTCGTCGAGACGCTGATCGACCGCGCCGAGGAACGCGCCCGTCCGCACGGCGGCTTGACCGACGACATCGCGGTAGTCCGCGTGGAGCGCACGACGTGACCGCCCCCGCCCGCCGGCGGGGACGCCAATTGACGGTGCAGGGCTGGTTGAACCTCGTCCTGGGCATCATGGGCGTCTTCGTGCTGGCAGGTGCCTTCGCCGGGGCGATCCTGATGAACCGCACCGACGCCGT is a window from the Mycolicibacterium litorale genome containing:
- a CDS encoding PP2C family protein-serine/threonine phosphatase, yielding MLAPHDSELRPVPDSAVAPMTRFDTLTVLLVEDDRGDALLVEELIVDAVADIRLRWAESMAHAAREIKTSRPDCVLLDLNLPDANGTDAVDQICGLDPTLPIVVLTGHIDERYGVSAVASGAQDYLVKGRVEPEMLRRSLLYAIERKRSELTAVDLHSSHLRAQENARLERGLLPSPLLLEDPGVDIIAKYRPSRPNALLGGDFYDFVQTPDRTVHVMVGDVSGHGPDEAALGVALRIGWRALTFAGLRGNERMQQLERILRAERPGPGIFATVMSLAFSPKDRSFNAVRAGHPGLLLHGPGGVTWMEPPAGPALGLGGARWPLTELELPAGHGLLLLTDGLFEGHSGEGNERLGEEGLLELAREVASLPGPQFVETLIDRAEERARPHGGLTDDIAVVRVERTT